The nucleotide sequence CTGTATATTCTTCCCACATGGCATCGAAAGTGGAGGCTTTCATGACCGGATGAGCTTTTTCTTCGATATAACGGGAAAGGTCTTCAAAATCTTCCGAGCTCTTCGGAAAAGAATGATCCAGGAACATAGCATCCGCAAACCGGGAAAAATCATCCGGCCGGACTTTCCCCCGGTATTTCAAAGCAAACTGATAAAAAGAACGTTTCATTTTCTTCCTCCCTTTGTTGTGCAATTAAGAATGCGCGAGCAGCCGTCCAGCGGTTAAAGCATACTTTTTTTGCCAGACCCCTGCGCATGGAACCTTTCGAAATAAAAAACCCGGACAGCTGTCCGGGTTTTCAGTTATTCAAACAACTGTTTGTATTCGGAGTAACCTTCTGCCTCCAGTTGGTCTTTGGGCACAAAACGCAAAGCCGCGGAGTTGATGCAATAACGCAAGCCGCCTAAAGAGGAAGGGCCATCCGGGAACAAATGCCCCAAATGCGAATCTGCAGCCGCGCTGCGTACTTCCGTTCTTCTCATGCCATGGCTTGTATCAAAGCTTTCTTTAATTTCACTGCCTTCAAGCGGTTTGGCAAAGGAAG is from Planococcus liqunii and encodes:
- a CDS encoding YozE family protein codes for the protein MKRSFYQFALKYRGKVRPDDFSRFADAMFLDHSFPKSSEDFEDLSRYIEEKAHPVMKASTFDAMWEEYTAL
- the msrB gene encoding peptide-methionine (R)-S-oxide reductase MsrB; the protein is MKEELKAKLTPMQYHVTQENGTEPPFQGEYDQHFEEGIYVDIVSGKPLFSSKDKFDAHCGWPSFAKPLEGSEIKESFDTSHGMRRTEVRSAAADSHLGHLFPDGPSSLGGLRYCINSAALRFVPKDQLEAEGYSEYKQLFE